A genomic region of Candidatus Omnitrophota bacterium contains the following coding sequences:
- a CDS encoding TIGR03960 family B12-binding radical SAM protein — MLSKNILLSLSKPGRYINNELNTYHRTSTKATLKFCLAYPDIYEVGMSNLGFRIIYDILNQEPEVICERVFLPWVDLEDFLRKNNITLYSLESEIPLCDFDILGISIQTELNYTGVLNLLNLGKIPVFATERKEGFPLVIAGGSACFNPEPLAEFIDIFVVGEGEEIILEIINICKNRIKNLKQEKKEILIELARLEGIYVPSLYNVEYFPQGTIKEFYPLIPNIPLKIKRRVIHDLNNAYYPKRTILPYIEIIHDRIGIEIMRGCPHRCRFCQARNIYYPKRERDPAKIKELAYQNFRSSGYEEIALLSLSSLDHRDIDDIFSTLNSIFRSQGVGISLSSLRINAVMKKIIKEYQGTYRSGLTFAPEVGSERLRRIINKNIDINLFYEIVENIFKLGWRGLKLYFMIGLPEEKEKDLQEIIEMVDKILVIKKRNQNNSGKIRLSFNIFIPKPHSTFQWLPMEEEHLLKEKIKYFKEKIRNKLIKYNISSWEESWLEALISRGDRKLSKVIFKAWERGAKFDGWREQFNFPIWQKALEETKIDPNFYIHRKRTLEEILPWDFIETGVKKEELVADYKNFEKSLEIDRITI; from the coding sequence ATGCTCTCAAAAAATATTTTACTAAGTTTATCAAAACCAGGAAGGTATATCAATAACGAATTAAATACTTATCACCGCACCTCTACAAAAGCGACTTTGAAGTTCTGTCTGGCCTATCCGGATATATATGAAGTAGGCATGAGTAATCTGGGATTTAGAATAATTTACGATATTCTTAATCAAGAACCAGAAGTTATCTGTGAACGCGTTTTTCTACCCTGGGTAGACTTGGAAGATTTTTTAAGGAAAAATAATATCACACTCTACTCTCTAGAATCAGAAATACCTTTATGCGATTTTGACATCTTAGGAATATCCATACAAACAGAATTAAATTATACAGGGGTTTTAAACTTGCTCAATTTAGGTAAAATACCTGTTTTTGCCACGGAAAGAAAAGAAGGGTTTCCTTTGGTTATAGCTGGGGGTAGTGCATGTTTTAATCCTGAACCATTGGCTGAATTCATAGATATTTTTGTGGTTGGGGAGGGGGAGGAGATAATTTTAGAGATAATAAATATTTGCAAAAATAGAATAAAAAATCTAAAACAAGAAAAAAAAGAAATTCTTATAGAACTTGCTCGTTTAGAAGGAATTTATGTCCCTTCTCTTTATAATGTTGAATATTTCCCTCAAGGAACAATAAAAGAATTTTATCCTCTTATTCCAAACATCCCACTAAAAATAAAAAGGAGAGTCATCCACGATTTAAATAATGCTTACTATCCTAAAAGAACAATCCTTCCCTACATCGAAATTATCCATGATCGCATCGGTATAGAAATTATGCGGGGGTGTCCCCATCGCTGTAGATTCTGTCAGGCAAGAAACATATATTATCCGAAACGCGAAAGAGATCCTGCGAAAATAAAGGAGTTGGCTTACCAAAATTTTCGCTCATCAGGTTATGAGGAAATAGCTTTATTATCTCTTTCCAGCCTTGACCACCGTGATATAGACGATATTTTTTCTACCTTAAATAGTATCTTCAGAAGTCAGGGCGTAGGCATATCTCTTTCTTCATTAAGAATTAATGCTGTGATGAAAAAAATAATAAAAGAATACCAAGGAACTTACCGTAGCGGTCTTACTTTCGCTCCTGAAGTAGGAAGTGAAAGACTACGCAGAATTATAAATAAAAACATTGATATAAATCTATTTTATGAAATTGTAGAAAACATCTTTAAGCTTGGATGGAGAGGCTTGAAACTTTATTTTATGATAGGACTACCCGAAGAGAAAGAAAAAGATCTTCAGGAAATTATAGAAATGGTGGATAAAATATTAGTGATCAAAAAAAGGAATCAAAATAATTCTGGGAAAATACGTCTAAGCTTCAATATTTTTATACCTAAACCTCACAGTACTTTTCAATGGCTTCCTATGGAAGAAGAGCATTTACTGAAAGAGAAAATAAAATATTTTAAAGAAAAAATAAGGAATAAATTAATAAAATATAATATAAGCAGTTGGGAGGAAAGTTGGTTAGAAGCTTTAATTTCAAGAGGAGATAGAAAATTGAGTAAGGTTATATTCAAGGCTTGGGAAAGAGGGGCAAAATTTGATGGTTGGAGAGAACAATTTAATTTTCCTATCTGGCAAAAGGCATTGGAAGAAACAAAAATAGACCCAAATTTTTATATCCACCGTAAAAGAACATTGGAAGAAATATTACCGTGGGATTTTATAGAAACGGGGGTTAAAAAAGAGGAGTTGGTTGCGGATTATAAAAATTTCGAAAAGTCTTTAGAGATTGACAGGATAACAATTTAG
- a CDS encoding BatD family protein yields the protein MFTLKKNFTAFILLTFYIAPIYILAEENPELNFTSELSKNRIKMGENVILTVTISGAYKVPPEIKLPNLSDFTIISSNQYSSYNIKEKKYEAKTKYEIHLLPKKPGTFSIGPIELHYARQVYKTQILTLEVLPSKEYEESPLPKKEIPWKDKKGIII from the coding sequence ATGTTCACACTCAAGAAAAATTTTACAGCATTTATTCTGCTAACATTTTACATTGCTCCTATTTATATCCTGGCAGAGGAAAATCCAGAATTAAATTTTACCAGTGAACTAAGTAAAAATAGGATAAAAATGGGAGAAAACGTTATCCTTACTGTAACTATCTCAGGAGCGTATAAAGTTCCGCCGGAAATTAAACTACCCAATCTCTCAGATTTCACTATCATCTCATCTAATCAATATTCCTCTTATAATATCAAAGAAAAGAAATACGAAGCAAAGACCAAATATGAGATTCATCTTTTACCAAAAAAACCAGGAACTTTCTCTATCGGTCCCATAGAATTACACTACGCCCGTCAGGTATATAAAACGCAGATTCTTACGCTGGAAGTTTTACCATCTAAAGAATATGAAGAATCTCCTTTACCTAAAAAAGAAATTCCTTGGAAGGATAAAAAAGGCATCATTATTTAA
- a CDS encoding phosphatidylglycerol lysyltransferase domain-containing protein → METFFIPQFIPQEICLKCEVCCRFIDEFSPWAPFILKGEIDKYKCYKFLPSFINSYGINLRGIKNRNFYVCPFFNSNQKKCLIYNERPLDCRLYPFVLFYNEDYTEVHLGIDLQCPYLRDKDMNIFLNFAKRLKSILENEENFETVYQNPGLIMDYNTNFFTFGILDKISSKIFGKETNLKMISLKDKELFNKFLTEDGKNFSYAFEYLYSWRNIAYLLWEVVDNNLLVFCKQGESSFLILPPLGKTISPQAINFGKSFLGKNMRIDNVTVHYSDFFKQNNFKLKCVNLEYIYESLKIAELKGDGFKSQRCAYNYFHKNYPAKIRELTSKDGSECLKLYELWTGDRLKKYKSEHYRLLIEDNFFAQRRLLSDYELLDLEGIVLEIGGEIKGYSFGYPLDQDNFCIFAEVVDFRFKGIAQYMFSEFCRRLKNFKFINTMDDSGLENIRKTKLSYRPSITRKFYSYEQLDY, encoded by the coding sequence ATGGAAACTTTCTTTATTCCTCAATTTATTCCCCAAGAAATCTGCCTAAAATGCGAAGTCTGCTGTCGTTTTATAGACGAATTTAGTCCATGGGCTCCTTTTATACTTAAAGGAGAGATTGATAAATATAAATGCTATAAATTTTTACCTTCTTTTATTAATTCTTATGGCATTAATTTAAGAGGTATCAAAAATAGAAACTTTTATGTCTGTCCATTTTTTAATTCTAATCAGAAAAAATGTTTAATCTATAATGAAAGACCATTAGATTGTAGGTTGTATCCTTTTGTTTTATTTTACAACGAAGATTATACAGAGGTTCACTTAGGGATAGATTTGCAATGTCCATATTTAAGAGATAAAGATATGAATATTTTTCTTAACTTTGCCAAAAGACTGAAATCTATTTTAGAAAATGAAGAAAATTTCGAAACAGTTTACCAAAATCCAGGATTAATAATGGATTATAATACAAATTTTTTTACTTTTGGTATCCTAGATAAAATTAGCTCTAAAATTTTTGGTAAAGAAACAAATTTAAAAATGATTTCTTTAAAAGACAAGGAACTCTTTAATAAATTCTTAACAGAAGATGGGAAAAATTTTAGTTACGCTTTTGAATATTTATATAGCTGGAGAAACATTGCTTATTTACTTTGGGAGGTAGTGGATAATAATCTTTTAGTATTTTGTAAGCAAGGAGAAAGTTCTTTTCTTATTTTGCCTCCTCTTGGTAAAACAATTTCTCCTCAAGCCATCAATTTTGGTAAAAGTTTTTTGGGAAAAAATATGAGAATAGATAACGTTACCGTTCATTATTCTGATTTCTTTAAACAGAATAATTTCAAATTAAAATGCGTGAATTTAGAATACATATATGAGAGTTTAAAAATTGCAGAGCTAAAAGGTGATGGTTTTAAATCCCAGCGTTGTGCTTATAATTATTTTCATAAGAACTACCCTGCGAAAATTAGAGAACTCACTTCTAAAGACGGTAGTGAGTGTCTTAAACTATATGAATTGTGGACAGGAGATAGGTTGAAGAAATATAAATCTGAACATTACCGTTTGCTTATCGAAGATAATTTCTTTGCCCAACGTCGATTATTATCTGATTATGAATTATTAGATTTGGAAGGTATTGTATTGGAAATAGGAGGTGAAATTAAAGGGTACAGCTTTGGGTACCCTTTAGATCAGGATAATTTTTGCATATTTGCGGAAGTGGTAGATTTTAGATTTAAGGGAATTGCTCAATATATGTTTTCTGAATTCTGCAGAAGGTTAAAGAATTTTAAGTTTATCAATACTATGGATGATTCGGGTTTAGAGAATATAAGAAAGACAAAATTATCTTATCGTCCCTCAATAACAAGAAAGTTTTATTCCTATGAACAGTTAGATTACTGA
- a CDS encoding insulinase family protein — protein sequence MKRKIIIPIIIALLLLGGCLPNQKTTKELKKCHTADKFILQNGLTIVAKKTHHYNLISIELLVKTGSARERGYLGTGISHFLEHLIFKGTENYTTGEIARKIKLLGGEINGFTSHDYTSFCITVPKNNVEEALNILINSVLKPQLKEEDFEKERQVILKEMLIEEDDPQRKLYRLFWNNFYQAHPYKHPIIGYPELFSQLTLEDIVTYHKRNYIPNNIILSIAGDFENSFIENVRRKLSEIERAKEIEPVNITEHFHLSPYDYEEEYPTKLMHLILGFPGIEINHPDLYALDLLATILGGGRSSRLYDRMKIKENLAYTISCFNHTPKEKGILGIYVTGEYKNKEKIIEHVLEEIEKIKKQTISYRELNKAKNILLNQFYLAHETVEDQAHQLAIGELFTGQPEFYSFYIEKIKKVSPQELKIITYKYLLRDSLVVVSLKPSGNYEHRDKNQKTNEDIGNIEKINLKNGLTLLIKEEHFSPTIYINAVFLGGLRLESKENNGIFNLLANLLLKGTNNKTAEEINRLIEENGGSLETFSGINSIGISININSKNIRKGIRLLSEIIKYANFPEKELEKEKKQILARIKEREKKTL from the coding sequence ATGAAGAGAAAAATTATAATACCTATTATAATCGCATTACTATTACTAGGAGGGTGTCTCCCAAATCAGAAAACCACCAAAGAGTTAAAAAAGTGCCATACCGCAGATAAATTTATTCTACAAAATGGATTAACTATCGTCGCTAAAAAAACACACCATTATAATTTAATAAGCATAGAGCTACTTGTCAAAACAGGCTCAGCACGAGAAAGAGGCTATTTAGGCACAGGAATTTCTCATTTCTTAGAACATCTTATCTTTAAAGGAACTGAAAACTATACGACAGGAGAAATTGCCCGAAAGATAAAACTTCTGGGAGGGGAAATAAATGGTTTTACCAGCCATGATTATACTTCCTTTTGTATAACTGTCCCCAAAAACAATGTAGAAGAAGCACTAAACATTTTAATCAATTCGGTTTTAAAACCACAACTGAAGGAAGAAGATTTTGAAAAAGAACGTCAAGTAATATTAAAAGAAATGCTTATTGAAGAAGATGATCCTCAGCGGAAACTCTATCGGTTATTCTGGAACAACTTTTATCAAGCTCATCCCTACAAACATCCAATCATCGGTTATCCAGAATTGTTTTCACAATTAACTTTAGAAGACATCGTCACTTACCACAAGAGAAATTATATCCCCAATAACATTATTCTCAGTATCGCTGGAGATTTTGAAAATAGTTTTATTGAAAATGTAAGAAGGAAACTCTCCGAAATAGAAAGGGCTAAGGAAATAGAGCCTGTAAATATAACTGAACATTTCCATCTATCTCCTTACGACTATGAGGAAGAATACCCTACAAAACTAATGCATCTTATACTGGGGTTCCCCGGAATAGAAATTAATCATCCCGACCTTTACGCATTGGACCTATTAGCTACTATTCTTGGAGGAGGAAGAAGCTCGCGCTTATATGACAGAATGAAAATTAAGGAAAATCTTGCCTATACTATTTCTTGCTTTAATCACACTCCTAAGGAAAAAGGAATATTAGGAATATATGTAACTGGAGAATACAAAAACAAAGAAAAAATTATTGAACATGTGTTGGAAGAAATAGAAAAGATTAAAAAACAAACCATTTCCTACCGTGAGCTTAATAAAGCGAAGAACATATTATTAAACCAATTTTATCTTGCCCACGAAACAGTAGAGGATCAAGCACACCAGCTAGCAATTGGAGAATTATTTACAGGCCAACCGGAATTCTATTCTTTCTACATAGAAAAAATTAAAAAAGTTAGCCCACAAGAGTTAAAAATAATCACATATAAATATCTACTTAGAGATAGTTTGGTGGTTGTTTCTCTGAAACCCTCAGGAAATTATGAACATAGAGATAAAAATCAAAAAACTAACGAAGATATCGGAAATATAGAAAAAATTAATCTTAAGAACGGATTAACTCTGTTGATTAAAGAAGAACATTTTTCCCCCACTATCTATATCAACGCAGTTTTTCTAGGAGGATTGAGATTAGAGAGTAAAGAAAATAATGGAATTTTTAATCTTTTAGCAAATCTTCTTCTGAAAGGAACAAATAATAAAACTGCAGAAGAAATTAATCGCCTTATAGAAGAAAATGGGGGGAGTTTAGAAACCTTCAGTGGGATAAATAGTATAGGCATATCTATAAATATTAATAGTAAAAACATCCGCAAGGGAATTCGCTTGCTTTCAGAAATAATTAAATATGCAAATTTTCCAGAAAAGGAATTGGAAAAAGAAAAGAAACAAATACTAGCAAGAATAAAAGAGAGAGAGAAGAAGACCCTGTGA
- the rodA gene encoding rod shape-determining protein RodA: MSYKNNYYKILLTVIILLSIGIFSLTGEEGFKKEPPLKDNLVFKQLMWAFIAILIFLFSYFWGYRRFLDISIPLYFVVLGLLLLVLAYGPIRSGAQRWLKLFGLNFQPAEFAKLAMILSVTRYFVSHKDEIKKTMVFIVALTMVILYILLIFLQPDLGSAVILIPIFISIAFICNVNKKNILVLFLLGLLFSPLSWHILKDYQKQRILVFVNPNVDPLGAGYTVIQSKIAIGSGKIFGKIWLKKTTQFSFLPESHTDFIFASIGEKLGFLGTSLIILIYYLLLREILSIGIVTADLEGKAITVGIATMLFLHIFINIGMSLGILPVVGIPLPFISYGGSNLVLNMMALGIVASIEKEH; the protein is encoded by the coding sequence ATGAGTTATAAAAATAATTATTATAAAATTCTCCTTACGGTGATAATTCTTTTGTCTATAGGAATTTTTTCTCTAACTGGTGAGGAGGGTTTTAAAAAAGAACCACCGCTAAAAGATAATCTTGTATTTAAGCAACTAATGTGGGCATTTATAGCCATACTGATATTTTTATTCAGTTATTTTTGGGGATACAGAAGATTCCTTGATATTTCTATTCCCCTCTACTTTGTAGTCCTAGGACTGCTTCTTTTAGTTTTGGCCTATGGTCCCATTAGGTCTGGTGCACAGAGGTGGCTAAAATTATTCGGTTTAAACTTCCAACCTGCTGAATTTGCTAAATTGGCTATGATACTCAGTGTAACGCGATACTTTGTCTCCCATAAGGATGAAATTAAAAAAACGATGGTCTTTATCGTTGCCTTAACAATGGTTATACTCTATATACTGCTCATCTTTCTGCAACCCGATCTTGGTTCTGCGGTCATACTCATTCCTATTTTTATCTCTATTGCTTTTATTTGCAATGTCAATAAGAAAAACATTCTGGTTTTATTTTTGTTAGGACTATTATTTTCTCCTTTATCATGGCATATATTAAAAGATTATCAAAAACAGCGCATTCTGGTGTTTGTAAATCCGAATGTAGATCCATTAGGAGCAGGCTATACGGTAATCCAATCAAAAATTGCCATTGGTTCAGGAAAAATATTTGGTAAAATTTGGCTTAAAAAAACTACCCAATTTAGCTTCCTACCCGAAAGCCATACAGATTTTATCTTTGCTTCTATCGGTGAAAAACTAGGCTTTTTAGGAACGAGTTTGATAATCTTAATTTATTACCTGCTTCTCAGGGAAATATTGAGTATAGGAATTGTAACTGCTGATTTAGAGGGAAAAGCAATTACGGTGGGAATAGCTACTATGCTTTTTCTTCATATTTTTATCAATATTGGAATGAGTCTGGGAATCTTACCTGTAGTGGGCATACCTCTTCCTTTTATAAGCTATGGTGGTTCTAATTTAGTATTAAATATGATGGCCTTAGGAATAGTGGCATCCATTGAAAAAGAACATTAA
- a CDS encoding insulinase family protein — protein MYAIKLVKHTLFTTHPYGMDVLGEKETIEKIKREDIVNLYHKIFNPKNCVIAIWGDFNKKDVLKELKSCFSRWKPAENFLALKSTKESPIDKPQIKKEITEKKQAIVALGFQTVSIYDPHKFVFEVLENMLSGLGNRLSEKIRENFGLVYFVDAYNTTGLDTGYFIIIASTDKSNSERVKELIFEEIEKIKNSGFSNEELVRSKAYLIGRKNRSLQTKKNSALISSLHEIYGLGFDYYKDYEEKIGLVSQKEINSILETYFKDNNYVLVELLPKD, from the coding sequence ATGTACGCAATTAAACTTGTTAAACATACTCTCTTCACTACTCATCCATACGGCATGGATGTCTTAGGAGAGAAAGAAACCATCGAAAAGATTAAAAGAGAAGATATTGTTAACTTATACCATAAAATATTTAATCCTAAAAACTGTGTAATTGCTATCTGGGGAGACTTTAACAAAAAAGATGTATTAAAAGAACTTAAAAGTTGTTTCTCCCGTTGGAAACCAGCAGAGAATTTCCTTGCATTAAAAAGCACAAAAGAATCTCCTATAGATAAACCTCAAATAAAAAAAGAAATAACAGAGAAAAAACAAGCGATAGTTGCTTTAGGTTTCCAAACCGTTTCAATCTATGACCCACACAAATTTGTCTTTGAAGTCCTGGAAAACATGTTGAGCGGATTGGGAAATAGACTGTCTGAAAAAATTAGAGAAAATTTTGGTCTGGTTTATTTTGTTGATGCTTACAATACTACAGGACTGGATACAGGATATTTCATTATAATAGCTTCTACCGATAAAAGTAACTCAGAAAGGGTAAAAGAATTAATTTTTGAAGAAATTGAGAAAATTAAAAATTCTGGTTTTTCTAATGAGGAATTGGTTCGTTCTAAGGCATATCTAATCGGCAGAAAAAATAGATCATTACAGACCAAAAAAAATTCTGCTCTTATTAGTTCATTACATGAAATCTATGGACTGGGATTTGATTATTACAAAGACTACGAAGAAAAAATAGGATTGGTATCACAAAAGGAAATAAATAGTATTTTAGAAACATATTTCAAAGATAATAATTATGTACTAGTTGAGTTATTACCAAAGGATTAG
- a CDS encoding type IV pilus twitching motility protein PilT yields MLDKRLEELLRMTVEEKASDLHLGTGMPPYLRIDEKLIAVGKEPLNRETVKEMAYSLIDERQRAQFEAEKELDMSFGIEGWSRFRVNLFYQRGDIGVAIRALPYHIMSIEECGLPPDIIKDLITKPKGLVLVTGATGSGKSTTLAAMIEEINRERTCHIVTIEDPIEYVYKNKKSIIDQREVGSDTYSFSSALKHVLRQDPNVILIGEMRDLETIEAALNIAETGHLVLATLHTSDAVQTINRVIDVFPQYQQNQVRIQLSFVLLAVLSQQLIPRLGGKGRILAIELLVANHAVRSLIRDAKVHQIYSIIQTSQKEGMKTMNQSLYELYINKMITMDDALSRTLDPDDLKRLLEK; encoded by the coding sequence ATGCTCGATAAAAGACTGGAAGAACTGTTAAGGATGACGGTAGAAGAAAAGGCTTCAGATTTACATTTAGGAACTGGTATGCCTCCGTATCTTCGTATAGACGAAAAACTTATTGCGGTAGGAAAAGAACCGCTTAATAGAGAAACAGTCAAAGAAATGGCCTATAGTTTAATAGACGAGAGACAAAGAGCCCAGTTTGAAGCAGAAAAGGAACTCGATATGTCTTTTGGAATCGAAGGCTGGAGCCGTTTCAGAGTCAATCTTTTCTATCAACGGGGAGATATCGGAGTTGCTATCCGTGCATTACCATATCATATTATGAGCATAGAAGAATGTGGATTACCGCCGGATATTATAAAAGATTTAATTACTAAGCCAAAAGGGTTGGTGTTGGTTACTGGAGCCACGGGGAGTGGAAAGTCTACGACGTTGGCGGCGATGATTGAAGAAATTAATCGAGAAAGAACATGCCACATTGTAACTATAGAAGATCCTATAGAATATGTCTATAAAAATAAAAAATCCATCATTGATCAACGGGAAGTAGGTTCCGATACATATTCCTTCTCCAGTGCTTTAAAACATGTTCTTCGTCAAGATCCCAATGTCATTCTTATTGGTGAAATGCGTGATCTGGAAACGATAGAAGCAGCTCTAAATATAGCAGAAACAGGTCATCTTGTATTAGCTACTCTTCATACCTCAGACGCAGTACAGACAATAAACCGCGTAATAGATGTTTTTCCGCAGTATCAACAGAATCAGGTAAGAATTCAATTATCCTTTGTCCTACTAGCAGTTTTATCACAACAATTAATCCCCCGCTTAGGAGGAAAAGGAAGGATCCTTGCTATAGAATTGTTAGTTGCTAACCATGCGGTACGTAGCCTCATCAGAGATGCTAAAGTACACCAGATATATTCTATAATCCAAACTAGCCAGAAAGAAGGCATGAAAACTATGAACCAGTCTCTTTATGAGCTCTACATCAACAAAATGATAACCATGGACGATGCCCTTTCAAGAACCTTAGATCCCGATGATTTAAAGAGGCTATTAGAAAAATAA
- a CDS encoding aminopeptidase translates to MLKELNKIVDKIVYQCMGYQRGERILIITDDKLVKIAKIFYERIKNLGIEISLMCIPPRSVHGEEPPPEVTFALKATNVALLITSRSLSHTYARQSASKKYGVRIASMPGINLDILKRSLNLDYKELSNKTNRLAVVINRGKNIRVKTKKGTDVNFSIKGRKTLEDNGLYIQKGAFGNLPAGEVCIAPLEGTTQGILLIDASFAMLGRLRKPIELEAKNGIVVKINDTRLKRLLSRMGKSALNIAEFGIGLNPKAIISGNILEDEKATGTAHIALGDNLSFGGRTKAKCHLDGVFLNPEVWVDEEKII, encoded by the coding sequence ATGCTTAAAGAATTAAATAAAATAGTGGACAAGATAGTTTATCAATGCATGGGTTACCAAAGAGGAGAAAGGATTCTGATTATTACTGATGATAAATTGGTAAAAATTGCTAAAATTTTTTACGAAAGGATTAAAAACCTCGGCATAGAAATTTCGCTTATGTGTATACCCCCGCGTTCGGTTCACGGTGAAGAACCTCCTCCAGAAGTAACTTTCGCATTGAAAGCTACCAATGTAGCATTATTAATCACTTCTAGATCACTATCCCACACCTACGCAAGACAGTCTGCTTCAAAAAAATATGGCGTAAGAATAGCTTCGATGCCAGGAATAAATCTCGATATTCTTAAACGCAGTTTGAATCTAGATTACAAAGAACTTAGTAATAAAACCAATAGATTAGCAGTGGTTATAAACAGAGGTAAGAATATCAGGGTTAAGACAAAAAAGGGGACAGATGTAAATTTTTCTATAAAGGGGAGAAAAACTTTAGAAGATAATGGTTTATATATACAAAAGGGTGCATTTGGCAACTTACCTGCTGGAGAAGTGTGCATTGCCCCTTTAGAAGGAACTACGCAAGGAATACTTTTAATAGATGCGAGTTTTGCTATGTTAGGAAGATTGAGAAAGCCCATAGAATTAGAAGCTAAAAATGGAATTGTTGTGAAGATTAATGATACGAGATTGAAAAGATTATTATCGAGAATGGGAAAATCTGCTTTAAATATTGCAGAATTTGGCATTGGTTTAAATCCTAAGGCAATAATCTCTGGGAATATCCTTGAGGATGAAAAAGCTACAGGTACTGCCCATATTGCTTTAGGCGACAATCTTTCTTTTGGAGGTAGGACGAAAGCAAAATGTCATTTAGACGGAGTATTTCTAAACCCAGAGGTCTGGGTAGATGAAGAAAAAATAATATAA
- the rlmN gene encoding 23S rRNA (adenine(2503)-C(2))-methyltransferase RlmN, with amino-acid sequence MKQDIKNLTIEELVNYLSLKGEKTYHAKQIATWIYKKDLYDFTKMTDISLQLREKLISDFYIGKINLTEEKISEIDSTRKFLFQLKDNRLIESVLIPNINRLTACISTQIGCKFGCVFCLSGARGFIRNLCTGEIVNQLQSIIYILKNSNNLQKGILNQRVNNVVFMGMGEPLDNYKNVIKAIKIINHPYGLNIGARKITISTCGLPEEIKKLSQENIQVELSISLHAPTDSLRNRLMPINKKFSLKELIPICRKYSLDTKRIVTFEYVLIKDVNDSRENLEELIKLLQGFKWKVNLIIYNPSRKMKFQPSSMERAILFQKGLKIAGIIATIRQSKGEDIGAACGQLALRI; translated from the coding sequence ATGAAACAGGATATAAAAAATTTAACTATTGAGGAATTGGTAAACTATCTATCCTTAAAAGGAGAAAAAACCTACCATGCTAAACAGATTGCTACTTGGATATACAAAAAGGATTTATACGATTTCACTAAGATGACCGATATATCTCTACAACTAAGAGAGAAGTTGATAAGCGATTTTTATATTGGGAAAATAAACTTAACCGAAGAAAAGATTTCGGAAATCGACTCTACGCGAAAATTTCTTTTTCAATTGAAAGACAACCGTCTAATCGAATCCGTACTTATCCCTAACATTAACCGCCTCACTGCCTGCATATCCACACAAATAGGGTGTAAATTTGGTTGTGTATTTTGTCTAAGCGGAGCAAGGGGTTTTATCCGTAATCTTTGTACCGGAGAAATTGTAAATCAACTACAATCAATTATCTATATTTTAAAAAATAGCAATAACTTACAAAAAGGAATTCTAAATCAAAGGGTTAATAATGTAGTGTTTATGGGGATGGGAGAACCTTTAGATAACTATAAAAATGTAATCAAAGCAATCAAAATTATCAACCATCCTTATGGTTTAAATATTGGCGCAAGAAAAATCACTATTTCGACATGCGGTTTACCTGAGGAAATAAAAAAACTCAGTCAGGAAAATATCCAGGTGGAACTATCTATTTCTCTTCACGCACCAACCGATAGCCTACGGAATAGATTAATGCCTATAAATAAAAAATTCTCCCTTAAGGAATTAATTCCTATCTGTAGAAAATATTCTCTGGATACGAAGCGCATAGTTACCTTTGAATATGTGCTAATAAAAGACGTAAATGATAGTAGAGAAAATTTAGAAGAATTGATAAAATTATTACAAGGTTTTAAATGGAAGGTAAATCTGATAATCTATAATCCTTCTAGAAAAATGAAATTTCAACCATCTTCTATGGAAAGAGCAATTTTGTTCCAAAAGGGATTAAAAATCGCTGGCATAATCGCTACCATAAGACAGTCTAAAGGAGAAGACATAGGAGCGGCTTGCGGACAACTTGCTCTAAGAATATAA